A genome region from Nycticebus coucang isolate mNycCou1 chromosome 4, mNycCou1.pri, whole genome shotgun sequence includes the following:
- the CHFR gene encoding E3 ubiquitin-protein ligase CHFR isoform X5, with amino-acid sequence MLEDTSTNGTVINKLKIVKKQTCPLQTGDVIYLVYRKNEPEQNVAYLYESLNEKQSMTQDSLEANKENVFHMTKDTSSAGCGDDPQVPSLSPTTQMCFEEPQPSTSTSDLFPTASTSAMEPPAVLEHCSSSDRTRVPSSLMEPRDQENLEPTKKKMKRDGELDLNLELLVADQCRNTQPVLVDVRAAAVKPDKMEETLTCVICQELLHDCVSLQPCMHTFCAACYSGWMERSSLCPTCRCPVERICKNHILNNLVEAYLIQHPDKSRSEEDVQSMDARNKITQDMLQPKVRRSFSDEEGSSEDLLELSDVDSESSDVSQPYVVCRQCPEYRRQVAQPLPCPAPTGEPSAPQALGVVPSTSASLATAGQEYVCPLQGSHAICTCCFQPMPDRRAEHEQDPRVAPQQCAVCLQPFCHLYWGCTRTGCFGCLAPFCELNLGDKCLDGVLNNNNYESDILKNYLATRGLTWRNMLTESLMALQRGAFLLSDHRVTSNTVLCYCCGLRSFRELTYQYRQSIPASELPVAVTSRPDCYWGRNCRTQVKAHHAMKFNHICEQTRFKN; translated from the exons cactAATGGAACAGTAATTAACAAGCTGAAAATTGTTAAGAAGCAGACTTGCCCTTTACAGACGGGGGATGTCATCTACTTGGTGTACAGGAAGAATGAGCCAGAACAGA ATGTGGCATACCTCTATGAATCtttaaatgaaaagcaaagcaTGACACAAGATTCCCTTG AagctaataaagaaaatgtgttccaCATGACCAAAGATACCTCAAGTGCAGGGTGTGGTGATGATCCCCAGGTCCCATCATTGTCACCCACCACTCAGATGTGCTTTGAGGAGCCACAGCCATCGACATCGACGTCAGACCTCTTCCCCACGGCCTCTACCTCTGCCATGGAGCCTCCTGCAGTGCTAGAGCATTGTTCCAGCTCTG ACAGAACAAGAGTACCCTCCTCTTTGATGGAACCTCGAGATCAGGAGAATTTGGAgcctactaaaaagaaaatgaaaagag ACGGGGAGCTTGACTTGAACTTGGAGTTATTGGTCGCAGATCAATGCAGAAATACCCAACCTGTTCTCGTGGATGTCAGAGCTGCAGCTGTAAAGCCAGACAAGATGGAGGAGACGCTCACATGTGTCATCTGCCAGGAACTGCTGCATGACTGTGTGAG CCTGCAGCCTTGTATGCACACTTTCTGCGCGGCTTGCTACTCTGGGTGGATGGAGcgatcctccctctgccccacctGCCGCTGTCCAGTGGAGCGGATCTGTAAAAACCATATCCTCAACAACCTTGTGGAAGCATACCTCATCCAGCACCCAG ACAAGAGCCGCAGCGAAGAAGATGTACAAAGCATGGATGCCAGGAATAAAATTACTCAAGATATGCTGCAGCCCAAAGTCAGGAGGTCTTTTTCTGATGAAGAGGGGAGTTCAGAGGACCTGCTGGAGCTGTCTGATGTTGACAGTGAGTCCTCTGATGTTAG CCAGCCATACGTCGTGTGCCGGCAGTGTCCTGAGTACAGGAGGCAGGTGGCACAGCCCCTTCCCTGCCCAGCACCCACTGGTGAGCCAAGTGCCCCACAAGCCCTGGGGGTTGTACCGTCCACATCTGCCAGCCTTGCAACAG CAGGCCAGGAGTACGTGTGCCCACTACAGGGGAGCCATGCCATATGCACCTGCTGCTTCCAGCCCATGCCCGACCGGAGAGCCGAGCACGAGCAGGACCCCCGCGTCGCCCCTCAGCAGT GTGCAGTTTGCCTGCAGCCCTTCTGCCATCTGTACTGGGGCTGCACCCGGACTGGCTGCTTTGGCTGCCTGGCCCCATTCTGTG AACTCAATCTGGGCGACAAGTGTCTGGATGGGGTGTTGAACAACAACAACTACGAGTCGGACATCCTGAAG AATTACCTGGCAACCAGAGGTTTGACGTGGAGAAACATGTTGACGGAGAGCCTCATGGCGCTTCAGCGGGGGGCATTCCTGCTGTCTG ATCACAGGGTCACTAGCAACACTGTGCTGTGCTACTGCTGTGGCCTGCGCAGCTTCCGAGAGCTGACCTACCAGTACCGGCAGAGCATTCCTGCTTCAGAGCTGCCAG tgGCTGTGACATCCCGTCCTGACTGCTATTGGGGCCGTAACTGCCGCACTCAGGTGAAGGCTCACCACGCGAT GAAATTCAATCATATCTGTGAACAGACCAGGTTTAAGAACTAA